Proteins from a single region of Hypomesus transpacificus isolate Combined female chromosome 9, fHypTra1, whole genome shotgun sequence:
- the LOC124471369 gene encoding uncharacterized protein LOC124471369, which yields MVCPGVLKGLFLFSLISSGVSTQEVDQNTLHKIIQFIDTNYQPPGKNDKGVHLQYAAAINVPADQCGPGFSQDNFLSEDSAKTVKEDLEHKHLYMGSQLVAATPKEPGQTNAVHSERALLMCEYSNDGVTPMQYLQNENKDGCVVFYTYNSPCLKLCLNEAKDKEAKEAMEKKIQLKRRKIPSLVQKCILGSLSVLTDHVGPKAFVFSRVYIEDLESEALKAALKEVADKVPLYKCDANSCVKCLDNGQIIEKCLSETET from the exons ATG gtgtgtccaggtgtgctTAAAGGActcttcctgttctctctgATCTCCTCTGGGGTATCAACACAGGAAGTGGATCAGAACACTCTTCATAAAATCATTCAATTCATTGACACCAA TTATCAACCACCTGGAAAGAATGACAAAGGTGTTCATCTCCAGTATGCTGCAGCTATCAACGTCCCGGCAGACCAGTGTGGGCCTGGATTCAGTCAGGACAACTTCCTTAGTGAAGATAGCGCAAAAACAGTCAAGGAGGACCTTGAACATAAACATCTCTACATGGGATCACAGCTGGTCGCTGCCACACCAAAAGAACCCGGACAAACGAACGCAGTCCACTCAGAGCGTGCCTTACTCATGTGCGAGTACAGCAATGATGGTGTTACTCCTATGCAATACCTGCAGAATGAGAACAAAGATGGCTGTGTGGTGTTCTACACCTACAACTCTCCGTGTCTGAAGCTGTGCCTGAACGAAGCAAAAGATAAAGAGGCAAAGGAGGCGATGGAAAAAAAGATACAattgaaaagaagaaaaatcccATCCCTTGTGCAGAAGTGCATATTGGGGTCTCTCAGTGTGCTGACCGATCACGTTGGTCCCAAGGCCTTTGTGTTCAGTAGGGTATACATTGAAGACTTAGAGTCCGAAGCACTGAAAGCTGCCCTGAAGGAGGTTGCTGATAAAGTCCCCCTCTACAAGTGTGATGCCAACTCCTGTGTCAAGTGCCTGGACAACGGTCAGATTATCGAAAAATGTTTGTCTGAGACAGAAACATGA
- the LOC124471376 gene encoding sialoadhesin-like codes for MEFTPLCFMLCVCCSILSRLCCFSLSPAVSLSVSPSRSQFFNYNSFSLSCEEQGSSAGGRVRRTTTKGMSSECGGAGWGTLVGFSCYVKDLSPGDTGVYWCESGSGEHSHAVNITVHAGAVILDSPVLPVNEGQAVTLHCRYQTPPSDRTAAFYKDGSLVRTEAVGEMTIPAVTTSDAGLYKCSNSERGGSPESWLAVRGRDVKRDPLEQQSLSTQQ; via the exons ATGGAGTTCACACCACTCTGCTTTATGCTCTGTGTCTGCTGTTCCATCCTCTCACGTCTCTGCTGCT TCTCTCTATCTCCTGCAGTCTCTCTGAGCGTCAGTCCCAGCAGATCTCAGTTCTTCAATTATAACAGTTTCTCCCTGAGCTGTGAGGAGCAGGGGAgctctgctggagggagggtgaggaggaccaCCACAAAAGGAATGTCTTCAGAGTGTGGAGGAGCAGGCTGGGGGACTTTAGTGGGTTTCTCCTGCTACGTGAAAGACCTGTCCCCAGGGGACACTGGAGTGTACTGGTGTGAGTCTGGCTCAGGAGAACACAGCCATGCTGTCAACATCACAGTGCATG CTGGAGCTGTGATCCTGGACagtcctgtcctccctgtgaaCGAGGGACAAGCTGTGACTCTACACTGTAGATACCAGACACCTCCCTCTGACCGCACAGCTGCCTTCTACAAGGATGGATCTCTGGTCAGGACTGAGGCTGTGGGAGAGATGACCATCCCTGCTGTGACTACGTCTGATGCAGGGTTGTACAAGTGCAGCAATTCTGAGCGGGGAGGATCTCCAGAGagctggctggctgtgagag GAAGAGACGTAAAG AGAGACCCCCTCGAGCAGCAAAGCCTGTCTACTCAGCAGTGA